In Simplicispira sp. 125, one DNA window encodes the following:
- the kdpA gene encoding potassium-transporting ATPase subunit KdpA: MTTGAIVQLGAFLLVLFALAWPLSRAIDAVMDGRFALGRKLESPLWRLAGVDAAQETGWVRYALGLLLFNTLGLFFVYALQRLQMPLPLNPQGFAAVSADSAFNTAVSFVTNTNWQGYGGETTMGYLTQMLGLAVQNFLSAATGIVVVVALVRGFARHSAATIGNVWVDLTRATLWVLLPLSFLLALAFAGLGVVQTLSAYVSTTGVEGGSTQLALGPVASQLAIKMLGTNGGGFFNANSAHPFENPSAITNALQMLAIFIIPAALCLVFGRMVGDRRQGFAVLAAMTVLFVVFAVTVNWAEQAGNPALTALGVDQAASSSQPGGNMEGKEARFGINASTLFAAVTTAASCGAVNSMHDSFTPLGGAVPMVLMQLGEVVFGGVGTGLYGMLVFAMLAVFIAGLMIGRTPEYLGKKIEANEMKMVSLAILITPLLVLLGTALAVGTEAGRAGILNPGPHGFSEILYALTSAANNNGSAFAGLSANTPFYNVLLAAAMWFGRFGVIVAVLAMAGSLAGKKRATATAGTLPTHGPLFVGLLIGTVLLVGLLNYVPALALGPVVEHLTLVEPLK; this comes from the coding sequence ATGACTACCGGCGCCATCGTGCAACTGGGGGCGTTCCTGCTGGTGCTTTTTGCACTGGCCTGGCCGCTGTCCCGCGCCATCGACGCGGTCATGGACGGGCGATTCGCGCTGGGTCGCAAGCTCGAGTCGCCGCTGTGGCGGCTCGCGGGTGTCGATGCCGCGCAAGAGACGGGCTGGGTGCGCTATGCCCTGGGCTTGCTGCTGTTCAATACCCTCGGACTGTTTTTTGTGTACGCCTTGCAGCGTCTGCAAATGCCGCTGCCGCTCAACCCGCAGGGCTTTGCTGCGGTGTCTGCCGATTCGGCCTTCAACACGGCAGTGAGCTTTGTCACCAACACCAATTGGCAGGGCTATGGCGGCGAGACCACCATGGGCTACCTGACGCAAATGCTGGGACTGGCGGTGCAGAACTTCCTGTCGGCCGCCACCGGCATCGTGGTGGTGGTGGCGCTGGTGCGCGGCTTTGCGCGCCACAGCGCGGCCACCATCGGCAACGTCTGGGTGGACCTCACCCGCGCCACGCTGTGGGTGCTGCTGCCGCTGTCGTTTCTGCTGGCGCTGGCGTTTGCCGGGCTGGGCGTGGTCCAGACCCTTTCCGCGTATGTGAGCACCACCGGCGTCGAGGGTGGCAGCACGCAGCTGGCCCTGGGCCCGGTCGCTTCGCAACTGGCCATCAAGATGCTGGGCACCAATGGTGGCGGCTTCTTCAACGCCAATTCTGCGCACCCGTTCGAGAACCCCAGCGCGATCACCAACGCACTGCAGATGCTGGCGATTTTCATCATCCCCGCCGCGCTGTGCCTGGTGTTCGGGCGCATGGTCGGAGACAGGCGCCAAGGCTTCGCCGTACTGGCCGCCATGACCGTGCTGTTCGTGGTTTTTGCCGTCACCGTCAACTGGGCCGAGCAAGCAGGCAACCCGGCGCTCACCGCACTGGGCGTAGACCAAGCGGCCAGCTCCAGCCAGCCCGGCGGCAACATGGAAGGCAAAGAGGCGCGCTTTGGCATCAACGCCAGCACGCTGTTTGCCGCGGTCACCACGGCGGCGAGCTGCGGCGCGGTCAACAGCATGCACGACAGCTTCACGCCGCTGGGCGGCGCCGTGCCCATGGTGCTGATGCAGTTGGGCGAGGTGGTGTTCGGCGGGGTCGGCACGGGCCTCTACGGCATGCTGGTGTTCGCCATGCTGGCAGTGTTCATTGCCGGGCTGATGATTGGCCGAACCCCAGAATACCTGGGCAAGAAAATCGAAGCGAACGAGATGAAGATGGTCTCGCTCGCCATTCTCATCACGCCCTTGCTGGTGCTGCTCGGCACCGCCCTGGCCGTAGGCACCGAGGCGGGGCGGGCGGGCATTTTGAACCCGGGGCCGCACGGCTTCAGTGAAATCCTGTATGCCTTGACCTCGGCTGCCAACAACAACGGCAGTGCGTTCGCCGGCCTCTCGGCCAATACACCTTTCTACAACGTGCTGCTCGCCGCAGCCATGTGGTTCGGGCGCTTTGGCGTCATCGTGGCGGTGCTGGCCATGGCGGGCTCGCTGGCGGGCAAGAAGCGTGCAACCGCCACCGCCGGGACGCTGCCCACGCACGGGCCGCTCTTTGTCGGACTGTTGATTGGCACCGTGCTGCTGGTGGGTCTTTTGAACTACGTTCCCGCCCTGGCCCTGGGCCCGGTGGTGGAGCACCTGACGCTGGTGGAGCCCCTGAAATGA
- the kdpF gene encoding K(+)-transporting ATPase subunit F, translating to MSAWYWLAGALAGGLFVYLVAVLLRPEDFS from the coding sequence ATGAGTGCCTGGTACTGGCTGGCTGGCGCGCTTGCGGGCGGGCTCTTTGTGTACCTCGTCGCCGTGCTGCTGCGGCCTGAGGATTTTTCATGA